The following proteins come from a genomic window of Blastococcus sp. HT6-30:
- the gcvP gene encoding aminomethyl-transferring glycine dehydrogenase has translation MVDGSENLPPLAGPLPSLNALDTAGSFAGRHIGPRPGDTAAMLAAVGHPSLESLVDACVPEGVRDRAVLDLPPAQDEAAVLALLRERAAANEVFTSMIGLGYHGTFTPPVIQRTVLENPAWYTAYTPYQPEISQGRLEALINFQTTVADLTGLPVAGASMLDEATAAAEAMTLVRRAGRAKADAVFVVDADTLPQTLGVLRTRAEPLGIRLHVTDLSAGWPTDLPAAGAFGVLLSYPGASGAVRDHRALVTAAHEAGASVVVAADLLALTLLEAPGEWGADVACGTTQRFGVPMGYGGPHAGYLSVREGLARQLPGRLVGVSVDADGDVAYRLALQTREQHIRREKATSNICTAQVLLAVLAGAYAVYHGPEGLAAIAARVHRSATALAGWLTAGGLRLVHQRFFDTLTVAVPGRAADVVAAAAQRRINLRQVDADTVAVACDETTTPAILRDVAAAFGVAVDEAALTDDGADALPPELRRRTPFLTHPVFSAHRSETAMLRYLRMLSDKDLALDRTMIPLGSCTMKLNSATEMAAITWPEFANLHPFVPAEQARGYAQLIEELCDGLAEVTGYAAVSVQPNAGSQGEFAGLLAIRGYHRSRGEEQRDVCLIPSSAHGTNAASAVMAGMRVVVVACDEAGNVDLADLRAKVDQHAERLAAIMITYPSTHGVFETDIQDICAAVHDAGGQVYVDGANLNAMVGLARPGRFGSDVSHLNLHKTFCIPHGGGGPGVGPVAVREHLVPFLPNHPVVPAAGPETGPGPVSAAPWGSADILPISWAYMRLMGPDGLTRATEHAILAANYLAARLREHYPVLYTGKDGLVAHECILDIRPLTKATGVTNDDIAKRLIDFGFHAPTMSFPVAGTLMVEPTESEDKAELDRFVEAMVTIRGEIAKVATGEYDRTDNPLRNAPHTLAMLAGEWDRPYPRTTAVYPVRGLQGRGYLSPVRRIDQAYGDRNLVCSCPPPEAFADHDFDGHAPAGDGQVPTRGAGAPDDMGTAADVVGASS, from the coding sequence ATGGTCGACGGTTCCGAAAACCTCCCGCCGCTCGCCGGGCCGCTGCCCTCCCTGAACGCGCTGGACACCGCCGGCTCCTTCGCCGGCCGCCACATCGGGCCACGCCCCGGTGACACCGCCGCGATGCTCGCGGCCGTGGGCCACCCGTCCCTGGAGTCGCTGGTCGACGCATGCGTTCCCGAGGGGGTGCGCGACCGCGCCGTCCTGGACCTGCCCCCGGCCCAGGACGAGGCCGCCGTGCTGGCGCTGCTGCGCGAGCGGGCGGCCGCGAACGAGGTCTTCACCTCGATGATCGGCCTGGGCTACCACGGCACGTTCACCCCGCCGGTGATCCAGCGGACGGTGCTGGAGAACCCGGCCTGGTACACCGCGTACACGCCGTACCAGCCCGAGATCAGCCAGGGCCGGCTCGAGGCGCTGATCAACTTCCAGACCACCGTCGCCGACCTGACCGGCCTGCCGGTCGCCGGTGCCTCGATGCTCGACGAGGCCACCGCCGCCGCCGAGGCCATGACGCTGGTGCGCCGGGCCGGGCGTGCCAAGGCCGACGCCGTGTTCGTCGTCGACGCCGACACGCTGCCGCAGACCCTCGGGGTGCTGCGGACCCGCGCCGAGCCGCTGGGCATCAGGCTGCACGTCACCGACCTCTCCGCGGGCTGGCCCACCGACCTGCCCGCGGCCGGCGCCTTCGGCGTCCTGCTGTCGTACCCGGGGGCGAGCGGAGCGGTCCGGGACCACCGGGCTCTGGTGACGGCGGCCCACGAGGCCGGCGCGTCGGTCGTGGTGGCCGCCGACCTGCTCGCGCTCACGCTGCTCGAGGCCCCGGGGGAGTGGGGGGCCGACGTCGCCTGCGGAACGACCCAGCGCTTCGGCGTCCCCATGGGCTACGGCGGTCCGCACGCCGGGTACCTCTCCGTCCGGGAAGGCCTGGCCCGGCAACTGCCCGGCCGCCTGGTGGGCGTCTCGGTGGACGCCGACGGTGACGTCGCCTACCGCCTGGCGCTGCAGACCCGCGAGCAGCACATCCGTCGCGAGAAGGCGACCAGCAACATCTGCACCGCGCAGGTGCTGCTGGCCGTGCTGGCCGGCGCGTACGCCGTCTACCACGGTCCCGAGGGGCTGGCCGCGATCGCGGCGCGGGTGCACCGCAGCGCCACCGCGCTGGCCGGCTGGCTGACCGCCGGCGGCCTGCGCCTGGTGCACCAGCGGTTCTTCGACACCCTCACGGTCGCCGTGCCCGGCCGGGCGGCGGACGTGGTCGCCGCGGCTGCACAGCGCCGGATCAACCTGCGCCAGGTCGACGCCGACACGGTCGCCGTCGCCTGCGACGAGACGACCACGCCGGCGATCCTGCGCGATGTCGCCGCGGCGTTCGGCGTGGCCGTCGACGAGGCCGCCCTCACCGACGACGGCGCCGACGCGCTGCCGCCGGAGCTCCGCCGCCGGACGCCGTTCCTCACCCACCCGGTCTTCTCCGCGCACCGCTCGGAGACCGCGATGCTGCGCTACCTGCGCATGCTCAGCGACAAGGACCTGGCGCTGGACCGCACGATGATCCCGCTGGGCTCCTGCACCATGAAGCTTAACTCCGCCACCGAGATGGCCGCCATCACCTGGCCGGAGTTCGCGAACCTGCACCCGTTCGTGCCGGCGGAGCAGGCACGGGGCTACGCCCAGCTGATCGAGGAGCTGTGCGACGGGCTGGCCGAGGTCACCGGGTACGCCGCGGTGAGCGTGCAGCCCAACGCCGGGTCGCAGGGTGAGTTCGCCGGCCTGCTGGCCATCCGGGGCTACCACCGCAGCCGGGGCGAGGAGCAGCGCGACGTCTGCCTCATCCCGAGCTCGGCGCACGGAACCAACGCGGCGAGCGCCGTCATGGCCGGCATGCGGGTGGTCGTGGTCGCCTGCGACGAGGCCGGCAACGTCGACCTCGCCGACCTGCGGGCCAAGGTGGACCAGCACGCCGAGCGGCTGGCGGCGATCATGATCACCTACCCGTCGACGCACGGTGTCTTCGAGACCGACATCCAGGACATCTGCGCCGCCGTGCACGACGCCGGCGGGCAGGTCTACGTCGACGGCGCCAACCTCAACGCCATGGTCGGGCTGGCCCGGCCGGGGCGGTTCGGCTCCGACGTCAGCCACCTGAACCTGCACAAGACCTTCTGCATCCCGCACGGTGGTGGCGGCCCCGGTGTCGGGCCGGTCGCCGTCCGCGAGCACCTGGTGCCGTTCCTGCCCAACCACCCGGTGGTGCCGGCTGCGGGGCCGGAGACCGGCCCCGGACCGGTGTCGGCCGCGCCGTGGGGATCGGCGGACATCCTGCCCATCTCCTGGGCGTACATGCGGCTGATGGGCCCCGACGGGCTCACCCGGGCCACGGAGCACGCCATCCTGGCCGCCAACTACCTGGCCGCCCGGCTGCGGGAGCACTACCCGGTGCTCTACACCGGCAAGGACGGGCTCGTGGCCCATGAGTGCATCCTGGACATCCGGCCGCTGACCAAGGCCACCGGCGTCACCAACGACGACATCGCCAAGCGCCTGATCGACTTCGGCTTCCACGCGCCGACGATGAGTTTTCCGGTGGCGGGCACGCTGATGGTGGAGCCCACCGAGAGCGAGGACAAGGCCGAGCTCGACCGGTTCGTCGAGGCGATGGTCACCATCCGCGGCGAGATCGCCAAGGTCGCCACGGGGGAGTACGACCGCACCGACAACCCGCTGCGCAACGCGCCGCACACGCTCGCGATGCTGGCGGGGGAGTGGGACCGCCCCTACCCCCGGACGACGGCGGTCTACCCGGTGCGCGGCCTGCAGGGGCGCGGCTACCTGAGCCCGGTCCGGCGGATCGACCAGGCCTACGGCGACCGCAACCTGGTCTGCTCGTGCCCGCCGCCCGAGGCGTTCGCCGACCACGACTTCGACGGGCACGCACCGGCCGGCGACGGGCAGGTGCCCACCCGGGGTGCCGGGGCACCGGACGACATGGGCACGGCCGCCGACGTGGTGGGCGCCTCCTCCTGA
- a CDS encoding small basic family protein, which yields MIPILGLAAGVLLGLLFDPTVPLWLQPYLPIAVVAALDAVFGGFRARLDGIFDAKVFVISFVSNVVVAALIVFLGDQLGVGAQLSTAVVVVLGIRIFGNAAAIRRHVFRA from the coding sequence GTGATCCCGATCCTCGGTCTCGCGGCAGGCGTCCTCCTCGGCCTCCTCTTCGACCCCACCGTCCCGCTGTGGCTGCAGCCGTACCTGCCCATCGCCGTCGTCGCGGCCCTCGACGCGGTGTTCGGCGGGTTCCGTGCCCGCCTGGACGGCATCTTCGACGCCAAGGTCTTCGTCATCTCCTTCGTGTCCAACGTGGTCGTGGCCGCGCTGATCGTCTTCCTCGGCGACCAGCTGGGCGTGGGCGCGCAGCTGTCGACGGCGGTCGTCGTCGTCCTCGGCATCCGCATCTTCGGCAACGCCGCGGCCATCCGGCGGCACGTGTTCCGGGCATGA
- a CDS encoding FHA domain-containing protein, which yields MHCTRCGHENPEGSRFCAQCGAALAPERIGEATSVIPKVGGEDSGEQPEVTEAADAHAGAVESLPAGSALLVVKRGPNAGSRFLLDQDVTTAGRHPDSDIFLDDVTVSRRHVEFHREGGGFSVHDVGSLNGTYVNREPVDVANLAGGDEVQIGKFRLVYLTGPRTGEPAAR from the coding sequence GTGCACTGCACTCGATGTGGCCACGAGAACCCCGAGGGCAGTCGCTTCTGCGCGCAGTGCGGTGCGGCGCTCGCCCCCGAGCGCATCGGCGAGGCCACCAGCGTGATCCCGAAGGTCGGCGGTGAGGACTCCGGCGAGCAGCCCGAGGTCACCGAGGCCGCCGACGCGCACGCCGGGGCGGTGGAGTCGCTGCCGGCGGGTTCGGCGCTGCTGGTGGTCAAGCGCGGCCCCAACGCCGGGAGCCGCTTCCTGCTCGACCAGGACGTCACGACGGCCGGCCGGCACCCCGACAGCGACATCTTCCTCGACGACGTCACGGTCAGCCGTCGGCACGTCGAGTTCCACCGCGAGGGCGGTGGCTTCTCGGTGCACGACGTCGGCAGCCTCAACGGCACCTACGTCAACCGGGAGCCGGTCGACGTCGCCAACCTCGCCGGCGGTGACGAGGTGCAGATCGGCAAGTTCCGGCTCGTGTACCTCACCGGCCCGCGCACGGGCGAGCCGGCCGCTCGCTAG
- a CDS encoding MerR family transcriptional regulator → MSDEENGSQGQLFSDAAVGAPSYDAVDTDLVGYRGPTACAAAGITYRQLDYWARTGLVSPSVRSATGSGTQRLYSFRDILVLKVVKRLLDTGVSLQNIRKAVDHLRQRGVKELANVTLFSDGATVYECTSAEEVVDLLAGGQGVFGIAVSGALRELSGELAELPAERLDGGQVVPSDDELSMRRRRRARTA, encoded by the coding sequence GTGAGCGACGAGGAGAACGGATCGCAGGGTCAGCTGTTCAGCGACGCCGCCGTCGGGGCGCCGTCGTACGACGCAGTGGACACCGACCTCGTGGGCTACCGCGGGCCGACCGCCTGCGCCGCCGCCGGCATCACCTACCGGCAGCTGGACTACTGGGCCCGGACCGGTCTGGTGTCCCCGTCGGTGCGCAGCGCGACCGGCTCGGGAACCCAGCGGCTCTACTCCTTCCGCGACATCCTCGTGCTCAAGGTCGTCAAGCGGCTGCTCGACACCGGCGTCTCCCTGCAGAACATCCGCAAGGCCGTCGACCACCTCCGTCAGCGCGGGGTGAAGGAGCTGGCCAACGTCACGCTCTTCTCCGACGGCGCGACGGTCTACGAGTGCACCTCCGCCGAGGAGGTCGTCGACCTGCTCGCCGGCGGCCAGGGCGTCTTCGGGATCGCCGTCTCCGGCGCCCTCCGCGAGCTCTCCGGTGAGCTGGCCGAGCTGCCGGCCGAGCGGCTCGACGGCGGCCAGGTCGTCCCCTCCGACGATGAGCTCTCGATGCGCCGCCGTCGCCGGGCGCGGACCGCCTAG
- a CDS encoding bifunctional nuclease family protein translates to MQELRVVGVRVELPGNQPILLLKEMQGERYLPIWIGAVEAAAIAFEQQGVRPARPMTHDLLREVVRTLGAELEAVNITEMRDGIYIAELVFGDDRIVSARPSDAVALAVRTGAPIFGADDLLDEVGIEIPDEQEDEVEKFREFLDQISPEDFGAGSGSGGGPA, encoded by the coding sequence GTGCAGGAGCTTCGAGTCGTCGGCGTCCGCGTCGAACTGCCCGGCAACCAGCCCATCCTGCTGCTGAAGGAGATGCAGGGGGAGCGTTACCTGCCGATCTGGATCGGCGCCGTCGAGGCGGCCGCCATCGCCTTCGAGCAGCAGGGCGTGCGTCCGGCCCGCCCCATGACCCACGACCTGCTCCGCGAGGTCGTGCGCACGCTGGGCGCCGAGCTGGAGGCGGTGAACATCACCGAGATGCGCGACGGCATCTACATCGCCGAGCTGGTGTTCGGTGACGACCGGATCGTGAGCGCCCGGCCGTCGGACGCGGTGGCGCTGGCCGTCCGCACCGGGGCGCCGATCTTCGGTGCCGACGACCTGCTCGACGAGGTGGGCATCGAGATCCCCGACGAGCAGGAGGACGAGGTGGAGAAGTTCCGCGAGTTCCTCGACCAGATCTCGCCGGAGGACTTCGGGGCCGGCTCGGGCTCCGGCGGCGGCCCCGCGTAG
- a CDS encoding DUF881 domain-containing protein: MSDPRPPDGPPPETADAPPEEAGAAAAPPPAVRRRRDPLAAALIGALTLLLGFALAVQVRNADEAQMLAGAREEDLVRILDELGGREERLRAQLAEQRAALRELSGSGSRTGTALEEARGRAQALGILNGTLPAQGPGLTLAISDPSGEVRVSDLIDVVQELRGAGAETMQVDDVRIGLSTAVTGTPGDLRVDGAPLSSPYEFVVLGDPQGMETAMNIPGGVVQRIERRGGTVRITQFPDLVVDALRPLDRPQYASPDPGG; the protein is encoded by the coding sequence ATGAGCGACCCGCGCCCGCCCGACGGGCCGCCCCCGGAGACCGCCGACGCCCCGCCCGAGGAGGCCGGCGCTGCGGCCGCGCCGCCCCCCGCCGTGCGGCGGCGCCGGGACCCGCTGGCCGCCGCCCTCATCGGCGCGCTCACCCTGCTGCTCGGATTCGCCCTCGCCGTGCAGGTGCGCAACGCCGACGAGGCGCAGATGCTGGCCGGCGCGCGGGAGGAGGACCTGGTCCGGATCCTCGACGAGCTGGGCGGCCGGGAGGAGCGGCTCCGGGCCCAGCTCGCCGAGCAGCGGGCGGCGCTGCGCGAGCTCAGCGGCTCCGGGAGCCGGACCGGAACCGCGCTGGAGGAAGCCCGCGGGCGCGCCCAGGCGCTGGGCATCCTGAACGGCACGTTGCCCGCCCAGGGGCCCGGGTTGACGCTGGCGATCAGCGACCCCTCGGGCGAGGTCCGGGTGTCCGACCTCATCGACGTGGTGCAGGAGCTGCGGGGGGCGGGAGCGGAGACCATGCAGGTCGACGACGTCCGCATCGGCCTGTCGACCGCGGTCACCGGCACGCCCGGCGACCTGCGGGTCGACGGCGCGCCGCTGAGCTCACCGTACGAGTTCGTCGTCCTCGGCGACCCGCAGGGCATGGAGACGGCGATGAACATCCCCGGCGGGGTCGTGCAGCGGATCGAGCGCCGCGGCGGCACCGTCCGGATCACCCAGTTCCCCGACCTCGTCGTGGACGCGTTGCGGCCCCTGGACCGTCCTCAATACGCTTCGCCCGACCCTGGCGGCTGA
- the gcvH gene encoding glycine cleavage system protein GcvH produces the protein MSTPDDRRYTDQHEWALVQGTDGTSTVVRVGITDHAQDALGDIVFVQLPEVGVEVAPGTAIGEVESTKSVSDVYAPVTGVVAAVNERLADAPETINADPYGDGWLVDIAVPGEGGDPIGQLLDADAYQALVEGS, from the coding sequence ATGAGCACGCCCGACGACCGCCGCTACACCGACCAGCACGAGTGGGCGCTGGTGCAGGGCACCGACGGCACGTCGACCGTCGTCCGGGTCGGCATCACCGACCACGCGCAGGACGCGCTGGGGGACATCGTCTTCGTGCAGCTGCCCGAGGTGGGCGTCGAGGTGGCGCCCGGGACCGCCATCGGCGAGGTCGAGTCGACCAAGTCCGTCTCCGATGTCTACGCGCCCGTCACCGGCGTCGTGGCGGCGGTGAACGAGCGCCTCGCCGACGCCCCCGAGACCATCAACGCCGACCCCTACGGGGACGGCTGGCTGGTCGACATCGCCGTGCCGGGGGAGGGCGGCGACCCGATCGGGCAGCTGCTCGACGCCGACGCCTACCAGGCCCTGGTCGAGGGCTCGTAG
- a CDS encoding DUF881 domain-containing protein, translated as MTGGRPAGGVRSLGASLLDDVLAETLDPAYAQAAAAREERGEPPRRGRGRVLVALTMAAAGLLATVTYDQAVAKAQGRQEIREALVRDIQDESASSDDLAAQLEELRVEVSRTSDELLAATVVGQRALDALARAEQGTAAVAVTGPGLLVTLANAEAAADDDPLGGTAGEGREVRVADGDLQLVVNALWAAGAEAIGINGQRLGPTSAVRFAGEAVLVDFRPVTNPYQVTAIGAPDALANAFLANPEVVSLARFSANAGLRFEFAKEEELSLPAASPPELRYAEPVSPHRAAGTDPTPGG; from the coding sequence GTGACCGGTGGACGGCCGGCCGGGGGAGTGCGCTCGCTGGGCGCCTCCCTGCTGGACGACGTCCTCGCCGAGACCCTCGACCCCGCGTACGCGCAGGCCGCCGCCGCCCGCGAGGAGCGGGGCGAGCCGCCCCGCCGCGGCCGGGGCCGGGTGCTCGTCGCGCTCACGATGGCCGCGGCCGGCCTGCTGGCGACGGTGACCTACGACCAGGCCGTCGCCAAGGCGCAGGGCCGCCAGGAGATCCGCGAGGCGCTCGTCCGCGACATCCAGGACGAGTCCGCGAGCAGCGACGACCTGGCCGCGCAGCTGGAGGAGCTCCGGGTCGAGGTCAGCCGGACCAGCGACGAGCTGCTCGCCGCCACCGTGGTGGGCCAGCGGGCGCTGGACGCCCTGGCGCGCGCCGAGCAGGGCACCGCCGCCGTGGCCGTCACCGGGCCGGGGCTGCTGGTGACGCTGGCCAACGCCGAGGCCGCCGCCGACGACGACCCGCTCGGCGGGACGGCGGGGGAGGGGCGGGAGGTGCGGGTGGCCGACGGGGACCTGCAGCTGGTGGTGAACGCCCTGTGGGCGGCCGGTGCCGAGGCGATCGGCATCAACGGCCAGCGGCTGGGCCCGACCAGCGCCGTCCGGTTCGCCGGTGAGGCGGTGCTCGTGGACTTCCGCCCGGTCACCAACCCGTACCAGGTCACGGCGATCGGCGCCCCCGACGCACTGGCCAACGCCTTCCTCGCCAACCCGGAGGTGGTGTCCCTCGCCAGGTTCTCCGCCAACGCGGGCCTGCGTTTCGAGTTCGCCAAGGAGGAGGAGCTGTCCCTGCCCGCCGCCAGCCCGCCCGAGCTCCGCTACGCCGAGCCGGTCAGTCCCCACCGCGCCGCCGGCACCGATCCCACCCCCGGAGGCTGA
- a CDS encoding elongation factor G-like protein EF-G2, with amino-acid sequence MVKDVPPAPAPRPAVKVRNVALVGRAGAGKTTLAEALLAATGAVTRAGRVEDGTTCLDSEEVEIRQQRSISLGVAAVEHAGHRLTLLDTPGSPDFVGELRAGLRAADSALFVVSAVSGVDAATVQLWEECAAVGMPRAVVLTQVDRPRADVDEAVRLCQLMLGEGVYPMHLVDRGPDGAARGLVSLLEPDVDATRAVSDDADRLRAELIEGIIGESEDETLMERYLAGDELAVADLVADLETAVARGHFHPVLCVSPLTGVGIGELLDLLVSAFPCPLEHGCPPVTRPDGSPAPVLACDPDGPLVAEVVKTTTDPYVGRLSLVRVFSGTLRPDVTVHVSGHGMADRGHPDHDADERIGVLSAPLGATLRPVAACPAGDVCAVSRLSTAETGDTLSSPEDPRLVPPWDLPVPQLPVAVEAVSRSDEDRMATALARLVAEDPTVRLERRSDTGQLLLWCVGDAHAEVLLDRLRTRHGVAVATVPVRVPLVETLCGPGRVTGRHVKQSGGHGQYAVVVIEGEPGPPGSGIVFEQRIVGGTVPGQFHGSVEKGIRAQAQRGVNGDRPLVDLRVTLVDGKAHSVDSSDAAFQAAGALALRELVAAVGTRVLEPWCEIEVRVPGEYVGAVMSDLSSRRARVTGSEADPERDRTTVRAEVPEVELLGYPGVLRSVTHGTGSYDRRPLGHEPAPAAMAVPA; translated from the coding sequence ATGGTCAAGGACGTCCCGCCGGCCCCGGCTCCGCGGCCGGCCGTGAAGGTGCGCAACGTGGCGCTGGTCGGCCGCGCCGGGGCCGGGAAGACGACGCTCGCCGAGGCCCTCCTCGCCGCGACCGGCGCGGTGACCCGGGCCGGCCGGGTGGAGGACGGCACCACCTGCCTCGACAGCGAGGAGGTCGAGATCCGCCAGCAGCGGTCGATCTCGCTGGGCGTGGCCGCCGTCGAGCACGCCGGCCACCGGCTCACCCTGCTGGACACCCCCGGCTCGCCGGACTTCGTGGGCGAGCTGCGGGCCGGGCTGCGCGCCGCCGACTCGGCGCTCTTCGTCGTCTCCGCGGTGAGCGGGGTCGACGCCGCCACGGTGCAGCTGTGGGAGGAGTGCGCCGCGGTCGGGATGCCGCGCGCGGTCGTGCTCACCCAGGTCGACCGGCCGCGGGCGGACGTGGACGAGGCGGTGCGCCTCTGCCAGCTGATGCTGGGGGAGGGGGTCTACCCGATGCACCTGGTCGACCGCGGGCCCGACGGTGCGGCCCGCGGGCTGGTCTCGCTGCTGGAGCCCGACGTCGACGCCACCCGGGCGGTCAGCGACGACGCCGACCGGCTCCGGGCCGAGCTGATCGAGGGCATCATCGGCGAGAGCGAGGACGAGACGCTCATGGAGCGCTACCTGGCCGGCGACGAGCTGGCCGTCGCCGACCTGGTCGCCGACCTGGAGACCGCCGTCGCCCGGGGGCACTTCCACCCGGTGCTGTGCGTCTCACCCCTGACCGGCGTCGGCATCGGCGAGCTGCTCGACCTGCTGGTCTCCGCCTTCCCGTGCCCCCTGGAGCACGGCTGCCCGCCGGTCACCCGGCCCGACGGCTCCCCCGCGCCCGTGCTCGCCTGCGACCCCGACGGGCCGCTGGTCGCCGAGGTGGTGAAGACGACCACCGATCCCTACGTGGGCCGCCTCTCGCTGGTGCGGGTCTTCTCCGGCACGCTCCGGCCGGACGTCACGGTGCACGTGTCCGGGCACGGCATGGCCGACCGCGGGCATCCCGACCACGACGCGGACGAGCGGATCGGCGTGCTCTCCGCGCCGCTGGGCGCGACTCTGCGGCCGGTCGCCGCGTGCCCGGCAGGTGACGTCTGCGCGGTCAGCAGGCTGTCGACCGCGGAGACCGGCGACACCCTCAGCTCGCCGGAGGACCCCCGCCTCGTGCCGCCGTGGGACCTCCCCGTGCCACAGCTGCCCGTCGCGGTCGAGGCGGTCTCCCGGAGCGACGAGGACCGCATGGCGACCGCGCTGGCCCGGCTGGTCGCCGAGGACCCCACGGTGCGGCTCGAGCGGCGCTCCGACACCGGCCAGCTGCTCCTGTGGTGCGTCGGGGACGCCCACGCCGAGGTGCTGCTGGACCGGTTGCGGACCCGCCACGGGGTCGCCGTCGCGACCGTGCCGGTCCGGGTGCCGCTGGTGGAGACGCTCTGCGGCCCCGGCCGGGTCACCGGCCGGCACGTCAAGCAGTCCGGCGGGCACGGGCAGTACGCCGTCGTCGTCATCGAGGGGGAACCCGGGCCCCCTGGGTCGGGCATCGTCTTCGAGCAGCGCATCGTCGGCGGCACCGTGCCCGGCCAGTTCCACGGCAGCGTCGAGAAGGGCATCCGCGCACAGGCGCAGCGCGGGGTCAACGGCGACCGGCCGCTCGTCGACCTCCGCGTGACCCTCGTCGACGGCAAGGCCCACTCGGTCGACTCCTCCGATGCCGCCTTCCAGGCCGCCGGGGCGCTGGCGCTGCGGGAGCTGGTGGCCGCGGTGGGCACCCGGGTGCTCGAGCCGTGGTGCGAGATCGAGGTCCGGGTGCCCGGTGAGTACGTGGGGGCGGTGATGAGCGACCTGTCGTCCCGGCGGGCCCGGGTGACCGGCAGCGAGGCGGATCCCGAGCGGGACCGCACCACGGTGCGGGCGGAGGTCCCCGAGGTCGAGCTGCTCGGCTATCCGGGGGTGCTGCGCTCGGTCACGCACGGCACCGGCAGCTACGACCGGCGTCCCCTCGGCCACGAGCCCGCCCCGGCGGCGATGGCGGTTCCCGCCTGA
- a CDS encoding MerR family transcriptional regulator codes for MTAVPERERALGDAGDQHAPRLTIGEVLAVLRDDFPDVTISKIRYLESEDLVHPQRTPSGYRKFSRADVSRLRYVLTAQRDHYLPLRVIKDHLDALDRGEPLPGTGNASAPLPPASTEEGAAAPLTAEQFARAAGLEPQQLADCVQFGLLTTDADGRHPAADLPIARAAAGLARHGIEPRHLRVYRSAVEREAGLVEQVVAPVLRARSDEARTRATEKLQELTALSAQLHTALLETRLRDLLRP; via the coding sequence GTGACCGCCGTGCCCGAGCGCGAGCGTGCGCTCGGGGACGCCGGCGACCAGCACGCGCCGCGCCTGACCATCGGCGAGGTGCTGGCTGTGCTTCGCGACGACTTCCCCGACGTCACGATCAGCAAGATCCGCTACCTGGAGTCCGAGGACCTGGTCCACCCGCAGCGCACGCCGTCGGGGTACCGGAAGTTCTCGCGGGCCGACGTCAGCCGGCTGCGGTACGTGCTCACCGCCCAGCGGGACCACTACCTGCCGCTGCGCGTGATCAAGGACCACCTGGACGCCCTCGACCGCGGTGAGCCGCTGCCCGGCACCGGCAACGCCTCGGCGCCGCTGCCCCCCGCCTCCACCGAGGAGGGGGCGGCGGCGCCGCTGACCGCCGAGCAGTTCGCCCGCGCCGCCGGGCTGGAGCCGCAGCAGCTGGCCGACTGCGTGCAGTTCGGTCTGCTCACGACCGATGCCGACGGCCGGCACCCCGCCGCGGACCTGCCCATCGCGCGGGCGGCGGCGGGGCTGGCCCGGCACGGCATCGAGCCGCGGCACCTACGCGTCTACCGCAGCGCCGTGGAGCGCGAGGCCGGGCTCGTCGAGCAGGTCGTCGCCCCGGTCCTCAGGGCGCGCTCGGACGAGGCCCGCACGCGGGCCACCGAGAAGCTGCAGGAGCTGACCGCCCTCTCCGCGCAGCTGCACACGGCTCTGCTCGAGACTCGCCTGCGGGACCTCCTGCGCCCCTGA
- a CDS encoding CDP-alcohol phosphatidyltransferase family protein: protein MTSSNGSSAAAPVPRAGAATPAVGDREALPDRVWTLPNALSVLRLLGVPLFLWLLLGPEEDGWALVVLMVSGFTDWLDGKLARWLDQGSRLGALLDPAADRLYIVAALVALALRGVVPVWLVALLVARELVLGVTLLVLRAHGYPPLQVHYLGKAATLLLLYAFPGLLMASGDGALATVAAPFAWALTIWGTALYLLAGVFYVVQAVGLVAAERSARSRSPR, encoded by the coding sequence GTGACGTCGTCGAACGGGTCGTCGGCTGCCGCACCCGTACCCCGGGCCGGCGCCGCGACGCCGGCCGTGGGTGACCGGGAGGCCCTGCCGGACCGCGTCTGGACCCTGCCCAACGCCCTGTCGGTGCTGCGCCTGCTCGGTGTGCCGCTGTTCCTGTGGCTGCTGCTGGGGCCCGAGGAGGACGGGTGGGCCCTCGTGGTCCTCATGGTCTCCGGGTTCACCGACTGGCTCGACGGGAAGCTCGCCCGGTGGCTGGACCAGGGCAGCAGGCTGGGCGCGCTGCTGGACCCGGCCGCCGACCGGCTCTACATCGTCGCCGCCCTCGTCGCGCTCGCGCTGCGCGGGGTCGTGCCGGTGTGGCTGGTGGCGCTGCTGGTCGCCCGGGAGCTGGTCCTCGGCGTGACGTTGCTGGTCCTCCGGGCGCACGGCTACCCCCCGCTGCAGGTGCACTACCTGGGCAAGGCCGCCACCCTCCTGCTGCTCTACGCCTTCCCGGGGCTGCTGATGGCGAGCGGGGACGGCGCGCTGGCCACCGTCGCCGCGCCGTTCGCCTGGGCGCTCACCATCTGGGGCACGGCGCTGTACCTGCTCGCCGGCGTCTTCTACGTCGTCCAGGCCGTCGGGCTGGTCGCCGCCGAGCGGTCGGCGCGCTCCCGGAGCCCGCGGTGA